A genomic window from Rhodospirillaceae bacterium includes:
- the oxc gene encoding oxalyl-CoA decarboxylase codes for MSSTETNSADASETEAQEMEALTDGFHLIIDALKLNDIKTVYMVPGIPVTDLGRYMQSEGMRVLSFRHEQHAGFAAAIAGFLTKKPGICMTVSAPGFLNGLTSLAHATTNCYPMILISGSSEREIVDLQQGDYEEMDQLAIAKPLCKAAYRVLNAEDIGIGVARAIRAAVSGRPGGVYLDLPAKLIGQVMNAEAGAKSLVKVIDPAPAQIPAPDAVSRALGVLKGAKRPLIILGKGAAYAQADDDIKAFVEKSGIPYLPMSMAKGLLPDTHPQSAGPARSLVLKESDVVVMVGARLNWLLSHGKGKSWGTAPKKFIHIDIEPKEMDSNVEIAAPLVGDIGSCVSALFAGMGDNWSAPPADWTEAVSTKKNANIERMAPKLQNNNVPMDYQGALGSLRTIIAERPDAILVNEGANTLDFARSIIDMYKPRKRLDVGTWGVMGIGMGQAIAAAVETGHPVLAVEGDSAFGFSGMEIETVCRYNLPICIVVFNNGGIYRGTDVNPSGGDDVATTVFTKDSRYDKMMEAFGGVGYHATSPDELKRAVNEAMDSGKPSLVNAVIDENAGTESGRIGNLNPQSVVAKK; via the coding sequence ATGTCTTCAACTGAAACCAATTCTGCTGACGCTTCTGAGACGGAAGCCCAAGAGATGGAGGCCCTGACGGACGGCTTTCACCTTATAATTGATGCGCTCAAGCTCAACGATATCAAAACAGTCTATATGGTCCCCGGAATTCCGGTTACGGACTTGGGTCGGTACATGCAATCAGAAGGCATGCGTGTTCTTTCCTTCCGGCACGAACAGCACGCGGGTTTTGCAGCGGCCATCGCGGGCTTCCTGACGAAGAAACCCGGCATCTGTATGACAGTGTCTGCTCCTGGTTTCCTGAACGGTCTGACCTCTTTGGCGCATGCGACGACCAACTGCTATCCGATGATCCTGATCAGTGGCTCTTCCGAGCGCGAAATTGTCGATCTGCAACAAGGCGATTATGAAGAGATGGATCAATTGGCCATCGCCAAGCCGCTTTGTAAGGCGGCTTATAGAGTGCTGAACGCTGAAGACATTGGCATCGGCGTCGCACGCGCGATCCGCGCCGCTGTTTCCGGTCGTCCCGGCGGTGTTTATCTTGACCTGCCCGCGAAGCTGATTGGTCAGGTGATGAACGCTGAAGCGGGTGCCAAGTCGCTGGTTAAAGTGATCGATCCGGCCCCGGCTCAAATCCCCGCACCAGACGCAGTTTCCCGCGCACTTGGTGTACTAAAAGGCGCTAAGCGTCCGCTGATCATCCTCGGCAAAGGGGCGGCTTATGCTCAGGCCGATGACGACATTAAGGCGTTCGTTGAAAAAAGTGGTATTCCCTACCTGCCGATGAGCATGGCGAAGGGGCTGCTGCCGGACACCCACCCACAGTCCGCCGGTCCAGCACGTTCGTTGGTGCTAAAAGAATCTGATGTTGTTGTGATGGTCGGTGCGCGTCTTAACTGGCTGTTATCTCATGGCAAAGGTAAGTCCTGGGGCACTGCGCCTAAGAAATTTATTCACATTGATATCGAACCCAAGGAAATGGACAGCAATGTCGAGATCGCGGCCCCCTTGGTTGGCGATATCGGCTCCTGTGTTTCGGCCTTGTTTGCGGGCATGGGTGATAACTGGAGCGCCCCGCCTGCCGATTGGACCGAAGCCGTCAGCACAAAGAAAAACGCCAACATTGAGCGGATGGCGCCGAAACTTCAAAACAACAACGTGCCGATGGATTACCAAGGCGCGCTGGGCTCACTTCGCACCATCATCGCAGAACGTCCCGATGCGATCTTGGTCAACGAAGGCGCCAACACGTTGGATTTTGCCCGCAGCATCATCGACATGTACAAGCCCCGCAAACGCCTGGACGTCGGCACCTGGGGCGTAATGGGCATCGGCATGGGCCAAGCCATCGCAGCAGCGGTGGAAACCGGCCACCCTGTGCTGGCGGTTGAAGGCGACAGCGCCTTTGGTTTCTCCGGTATGGAGATCGAAACTGTCTGCCGCTACAACCTGCCAATCTGTATCGTTGTCTTTAATAATGGCGGCATCTATCGCGGCACCGACGTTAATCCGTCCGGTGGCGATGACGTCGCGACGACGGTCTTCACCAAAGATTCTCGCTACGACAAGATGATGGAAGCCTTCGGGGGCGTCGGCTATCACGCGACGTCGCCGGATGAATTGAAGCGCGCCGTCAACGAAGCGATGGATTCAGGCAAGCCGTCTCTCGTCAATGCGGTAATCGATGAAAATGCTGGCACAGAAAGTGGTCGCATCGGCAATCTCAACCCACAAAGCGTCGTCGCTAAAAAATAA
- the frc gene encoding formyl-CoA transferase, giving the protein MEAKALEGVKILDMTHVQSGPTCTQLLAWFGADVIKVERPGVGDATRGQLQDIPDVDSLYFTMLNHNKRSVTLNTKSDKGKEIFIKLIEECDVMVENFAPGALDRMGFSWERIQEINPRMIYASVKGFGPGPYSDCKVYENVAQCAGGAASTTGMLGEVPLVTGAQIGDSGTGLHLAFGIVTALFHRTHSGKGQRVECAMQDGVLNLCRVKLRDQQRLTHGPLNEYSQAGAGIPFGEATPRAGNDSGGGQPGRILKCKGWETDPDSYTYFITQAAVWKNVCDTIGKPEWKEDPDFATPKARLPRLDEVFEAVEAWTMTKSKFEVMEICNPLNIPVGPILSMKEISEDMSLRETGTIVEVDHPERGKYLTVGNPVKLSASPSEVVRSPLLGEHTDEILADVLGMSTEEIEAAKADGAV; this is encoded by the coding sequence ATGGAAGCTAAGGCATTAGAAGGTGTCAAAATTCTGGACATGACACACGTGCAGTCAGGTCCGACGTGTACGCAGTTGTTGGCATGGTTCGGCGCGGATGTGATCAAAGTCGAACGCCCTGGCGTCGGTGATGCGACCCGCGGTCAATTACAAGATATTCCCGATGTGGACAGCCTGTATTTCACAATGCTGAATCACAACAAACGCAGCGTGACGTTGAACACCAAGTCTGACAAAGGCAAAGAAATTTTCATTAAGCTGATCGAAGAATGCGATGTGATGGTTGAGAACTTTGCCCCTGGCGCGCTCGACCGCATGGGCTTTTCCTGGGAACGCATCCAGGAAATCAACCCACGCATGATTTACGCCTCTGTCAAAGGTTTCGGCCCTGGTCCCTATTCCGATTGTAAGGTCTATGAAAACGTCGCTCAGTGCGCCGGTGGTGCTGCTTCAACAACCGGTATGCTCGGTGAGGTACCCTTGGTTACAGGCGCTCAAATCGGTGACAGTGGCACCGGCTTGCACTTGGCATTTGGCATTGTGACGGCACTGTTCCACCGCACCCATTCTGGCAAAGGCCAACGGGTCGAATGCGCCATGCAAGATGGCGTGTTGAACCTCTGCCGGGTTAAATTGCGCGACCAGCAACGCCTGACCCACGGTCCGTTGAATGAATATTCCCAGGCCGGTGCTGGTATCCCCTTCGGTGAAGCAACGCCTCGTGCGGGTAATGATTCCGGTGGCGGACAGCCCGGCCGTATTCTCAAATGCAAAGGTTGGGAAACCGACCCTGATTCCTACACATACTTCATCACTCAAGCCGCTGTTTGGAAAAATGTTTGTGATACGATTGGTAAGCCTGAGTGGAAAGAAGACCCAGACTTCGCAACGCCAAAAGCGCGCTTGCCGCGCCTTGACGAAGTGTTCGAGGCGGTCGAAGCCTGGACCATGACCAAGAGCAAATTTGAGGTCATGGAAATTTGTAATCCGCTAAATATTCCGGTCGGCCCTATTTTATCCATGAAAGAAATTTCCGAAGACATGAGCCTTCGTGAGACCGGCACCATCGTCGAAGTCGATCATCCAGAACGTGGCAAGTATCTGACTGTTGGTAATCCGGTCAAGTTGTCGGCGTCCCCATCGGAAGTTGTGCGCTCACCTTTGTTGGGGGAGCACACCGACGAAATTCTCGCGGACGTTCTTGGTATGAGCACTGAGGAAATCGAAGCCGCGAAAGCAGACGGCGCCGTCTAA
- a CDS encoding NAD(P)H-quinone oxidoreductase, with translation MMTNLPETMNCIEIKEPGGPEALVPTTRPVPEAGEGDVLIKVAAAGINGPDIYQRKGLYPPRPGESDLPGLEISGTVVALGEGAQGLSVGDDVCALTNGGGYAEYCVAPDVQCLPVPKGLSLIEAGGVPETFFTVWTNIFERAALQAGESILIHGGAGGIGTTAVQLCSAMGARVIATEGSDEKCQACLDLGAEKAINFRDEDFVEAAKEFGGGRGVNVILDVVGGDYVAKNIASLAREGRLVNIAFLQGSKVEINLMTVMLKCLTMTGSTLRIQPKARKGEIAAALKETVWPLIEAGKVKPVIHKELPLAEAAEGHRIMEGAGHVGKIMLVPFTT, from the coding sequence ATTATGACCAATCTTCCTGAAACCATGAATTGCATCGAAATCAAAGAGCCCGGGGGGCCAGAGGCCTTGGTACCGACGACCCGCCCTGTTCCTGAAGCAGGCGAGGGCGATGTCCTGATCAAGGTTGCAGCCGCCGGCATCAACGGCCCGGACATCTATCAGCGCAAGGGTCTCTATCCGCCGCGCCCAGGTGAGTCTGATCTGCCAGGTCTTGAAATTTCCGGCACTGTGGTGGCGTTAGGGGAGGGGGCGCAAGGTCTCTCAGTCGGTGATGATGTCTGCGCGTTGACCAACGGTGGTGGCTATGCGGAGTACTGCGTGGCTCCTGACGTACAATGCTTGCCCGTGCCGAAGGGATTAAGCCTGATCGAAGCCGGCGGTGTCCCTGAAACCTTCTTCACGGTCTGGACCAACATCTTTGAACGCGCGGCCTTGCAAGCCGGCGAAAGCATCCTGATCCACGGCGGCGCTGGCGGCATTGGCACGACGGCGGTGCAATTGTGCAGTGCCATGGGCGCGCGGGTGATTGCCACCGAAGGCTCTGATGAAAAATGCCAAGCGTGCCTGGACTTGGGTGCAGAAAAAGCCATCAACTTTAGAGACGAAGATTTCGTCGAAGCCGCTAAAGAATTCGGTGGCGGCAGAGGCGTGAATGTCATCCTAGACGTCGTCGGCGGAGACTACGTCGCGAAAAACATCGCCTCCCTGGCCCGCGAAGGTCGCCTCGTCAATATCGCCTTTCTTCAGGGATCAAAAGTCGAAATCAACCTCATGACGGTCATGCTAAAATGCCTAACCATGACAGGCTCCACACTCCGCATCCAACCCAAAGCCCGCAAAGGCGAAATCGCCGCGGCCCTAAAAGAAACCGTCTGGCCGTTGATTGAGGCAGGCAAGGTAAAGCCCGTGATCCACAAAGAACTCCCCTTGGCCGAAGCCGCCGAAGGCCACCGGATCATGGAAGGCGCAGGGCATGTGGGGAAGATTATGTTGGTGCCGTTCACGACCTAA
- a CDS encoding D-2-hydroxyacid dehydrogenase: MTKNLLIYDARAARYKELLEPLFPDISIYTATTEEEAIAIVGNAHVLFALGHLFSDDLVSRAAKLEWAQALTTGVDGVFMLTALSNDIILTNARGIHGPQMSEMAFMHMLALTRNFPRMVHNQTAAKWDRWPQALLHEKTITIVGVGVIAEDLAPKCKAFNMTVYGVSGTKRDVPGFDRMFGRDELIKAASLSDYLLLLVPYSAETDKLVDADVLAAMKPDAYIVNLARGGVLDEDALMDVLRAGKIAGAGLDVFAERPLPSDHPFWSMDNVLITPQVGGMSATYQDQMVPILEQNIRHFLRREFDKMVNVVDHRLLDAPA; this comes from the coding sequence ATGACCAAAAATTTACTTATTTATGACGCCCGCGCGGCGCGTTATAAGGAACTTCTAGAACCCTTATTCCCGGATATCAGCATCTATACAGCGACCACCGAAGAGGAGGCCATCGCTATCGTCGGCAACGCCCATGTGCTGTTCGCCCTAGGCCATTTGTTCAGCGACGACCTGGTGTCCAGGGCGGCAAAATTAGAATGGGCGCAGGCCCTGACCACCGGTGTGGATGGCGTTTTCATGCTGACCGCTCTTTCGAATGACATTATTCTGACCAATGCGCGAGGCATCCATGGCCCGCAGATGTCGGAAATGGCATTCATGCATATGCTCGCGCTGACCCGAAACTTTCCCCGCATGGTCCACAACCAGACTGCCGCCAAATGGGATCGCTGGCCGCAAGCGCTGTTGCATGAAAAAACAATCACCATCGTCGGTGTCGGGGTCATTGCCGAAGATTTGGCGCCGAAGTGCAAGGCCTTCAACATGACCGTCTACGGCGTGAGCGGGACCAAGCGCGACGTGCCCGGCTTCGATCGCATGTTCGGTCGGGACGAACTTATCAAGGCGGCCTCTCTCTCGGATTACCTTTTGCTTCTGGTTCCCTATTCGGCTGAGACGGACAAGCTGGTGGACGCGGACGTGCTGGCGGCCATGAAGCCCGACGCCTATATCGTGAATCTGGCCCGGGGCGGCGTGCTTGATGAGGATGCGCTAATGGACGTCCTCCGCGCAGGCAAGATTGCCGGTGCCGGGCTCGATGTGTTTGCCGAGCGCCCGCTGCCGTCGGACCACCCGTTCTGGTCCATGGACAACGTCCTCATTACGCCCCAAGTTGGCGGCATGAGCGCCACGTACCAGGACCAGATGGTGCCCATACTCGAACAAAACATTCGCCATTTTCTCAGGAGAGAATTTGACAAAATGGTCAACGTGGTTGATCACCGCCTGTTGGATGCACCAGCCTAA
- a CDS encoding aminopeptidase P family protein: MPSDEKLVHPISSEELERRWSAVRTAMDDQGVGALVMQNNNEFLGGYVKWFTDIPARNSYPHTIIFHREDKMTLVCQGPMDGDRSIKEATMGTRGIGRICTNPSYSSINYTKTYDATQAADDLRSRGYKTIGFVGPGAISYPFVEHLKENVSAEFIDASDLVDGIKAIKSPEEIERIKETALMQDQVIEAIAANIKPGMKDFEVAALAQYTGQINGSEQGIFLGTSAPQGKPSMFMQRHNQGRELQEGDHLALLVENNGPGGFYTEISRTFVLGKASNQLTDDFQATVEAQQNTLKMLKPGVPCKDIYEAHNEYMRSQGLPEERRLYSHGQGYDMVERPLIRDDETMTLEKDMNIVVHPGFGNDRVFAVVCDNYLITENGVSKCLHKTPQKIIEVY, translated from the coding sequence ATGCCAAGTGACGAAAAACTCGTCCACCCCATCTCGAGCGAAGAACTAGAGCGACGCTGGAGCGCCGTCCGCACCGCCATGGACGACCAGGGAGTCGGCGCATTGGTAATGCAGAACAACAACGAATTTCTTGGTGGCTATGTAAAGTGGTTCACCGATATACCGGCCCGAAACTCATACCCCCATACCATTATTTTCCACCGCGAAGACAAGATGACCCTGGTTTGTCAGGGCCCCATGGACGGCGACCGCTCCATCAAGGAAGCGACCATGGGCACCCGAGGCATAGGTCGCATCTGTACCAACCCAAGCTATTCGTCGATTAACTACACAAAGACCTACGATGCGACGCAAGCGGCCGACGATCTCAGGTCTCGGGGCTATAAAACTATCGGGTTCGTTGGCCCAGGCGCCATATCGTACCCCTTCGTCGAACATCTAAAAGAAAATGTCTCTGCTGAATTCATTGACGCCTCGGACTTGGTGGACGGGATCAAGGCCATCAAGTCGCCCGAAGAAATCGAGCGCATTAAGGAAACCGCCCTTATGCAGGACCAGGTCATTGAGGCTATTGCTGCGAACATCAAGCCCGGCATGAAAGATTTCGAGGTTGCCGCCCTGGCCCAGTACACGGGCCAGATCAACGGCAGCGAACAGGGTATTTTCCTAGGGACCTCCGCGCCCCAGGGCAAACCGTCGATGTTCATGCAGCGCCACAACCAGGGCCGCGAATTGCAGGAAGGCGACCATCTGGCCCTGCTCGTGGAAAATAACGGCCCCGGCGGGTTCTATACGGAAATTTCTCGCACCTTCGTGTTGGGCAAGGCGTCGAACCAACTGACCGATGACTTTCAGGCTACGGTAGAGGCTCAGCAGAACACACTGAAAATGCTCAAGCCCGGTGTTCCCTGCAAAGATATCTACGAAGCCCACAATGAGTACATGCGGAGTCAGGGTCTGCCTGAGGAACGCCGACTTTATTCTCACGGCCAGGGTTACGACATGGTTGAGCGCCCGCTCATTCGCGACGATGAAACAATGACCTTGGAAAAGGACATGAACATCGTCGTCCACCCAGGCTTCGGTAACGACAGGGTTTTCGCCGTTGTCTGCGACAACTACCTCATTACCGAAAACGGCGTTAGCAAATGCCTTCACAAGACACCGCAAAAAATCATCGAGGTCTATTAG
- a CDS encoding glutathione S-transferase family protein, giving the protein MLELYHSGLSTCSKQVRHCLKEKGVEYASRYIELWKYENLNPEYLKLNPNGVVPVLVHDGTPIYNAVAILEYIDDAFPDPSLKPEDPKLRWRMRHWMWMGDYVHQAIINLTFSARLKSLVDELSEEDKAKMIANTPMPERRERWRRMSGDGYSEGEIRSALEIVDYTVNWLEKDLNETTWIAGDSMSLADIYVLSNIHRVRELYPEKVNPDDFPKINAWRDKLMLRPAAVEAYSTGTPETPPRPDGKSIEGIDCDLEEIMRAR; this is encoded by the coding sequence ATGTTAGAGCTATATCATAGCGGATTGAGTACATGCTCAAAACAAGTTCGCCACTGCCTTAAAGAAAAGGGAGTAGAATACGCGAGCAGGTATATAGAACTTTGGAAATACGAAAATTTAAACCCTGAATACCTAAAACTTAATCCAAATGGCGTTGTGCCAGTTTTGGTTCACGATGGCACTCCGATCTACAACGCTGTCGCTATACTCGAATATATTGATGATGCATTCCCAGACCCTTCTCTTAAGCCCGAAGACCCGAAGTTGCGCTGGCGCATGCGTCATTGGATGTGGATGGGCGACTACGTTCATCAAGCCATAATCAATTTAACCTTCTCTGCCCGGTTAAAATCTTTGGTCGACGAATTGTCGGAAGAAGACAAAGCCAAAATGATAGCCAACACGCCGATGCCCGAACGCCGTGAAAGATGGCGTCGGATGTCGGGAGATGGATACAGCGAAGGTGAAATCCGATCTGCGTTAGAAATTGTCGATTACACTGTCAACTGGCTGGAAAAAGATTTGAATGAAACGACGTGGATTGCTGGCGATTCTATGTCGCTCGCTGACATTTACGTGCTCTCCAATATTCATCGTGTTCGAGAACTCTATCCAGAAAAAGTTAATCCAGACGATTTCCCTAAAATAAATGCATGGCGAGATAAATTAATGCTCCGCCCCGCTGCCGTAGAAGCCTATAGCACTGGCACGCCAGAAACACCGCCGCGTCCCGATGGCAAATCCATTGAAGGTATCGATTGCGATCTAGAAGAAATAATGCGCGCCCGATAA
- a CDS encoding cysteine hydrolase: MKDESVGMLDRSDVVNKMNEALHLIPGKSAVVTIDCQRGNLEPEIATLPVPAEECQRVIAGTNRLISLARNSNIPIIHVYTVYEDPLLGKHPFERAMLGAKQSFTPHQQSNFARHKSPGSREGELVPDLDVQQEDYLIDSKRTFDMFYGTQLEGLLRGLDVDTLLIAGCNTNTCVLASVFGAYSRNYSVVVPSDCVASAYGQDLHQFGLANIQRRLGWVFTLDELEEKLNADAGSVPLTEIGVR, from the coding sequence ATGAAAGATGAGTCAGTTGGCATGTTGGATCGCTCCGATGTGGTGAATAAGATGAATGAGGCGTTGCACCTCATTCCGGGAAAATCCGCTGTGGTGACCATCGATTGTCAGCGCGGGAATCTTGAGCCGGAGATCGCCACGCTGCCTGTACCTGCTGAAGAATGCCAGCGTGTCATCGCGGGAACCAACCGCCTAATTTCACTCGCGAGAAATTCGAATATTCCCATTATTCATGTGTACACAGTTTATGAAGACCCTCTCTTGGGGAAGCATCCTTTTGAGCGGGCGATGCTCGGCGCCAAGCAATCTTTCACGCCTCACCAGCAAAGCAATTTTGCCCGCCATAAATCCCCAGGCTCGCGAGAAGGAGAATTGGTCCCGGACCTGGATGTTCAACAAGAGGACTATCTGATCGACAGCAAACGAACGTTCGATATGTTTTACGGGACCCAGCTTGAAGGCCTGTTGCGCGGCCTGGATGTCGATACGCTGCTCATCGCCGGCTGCAACACAAACACCTGCGTTTTAGCTTCCGTTTTTGGGGCATACAGCCGTAATTACAGCGTTGTTGTACCATCCGATTGCGTCGCCTCGGCCTACGGGCAGGACCTTCATCAGTTTGGTCTCGCGAACATTCAGCGCCGGCTCGGATGGGTTTTCACGTTGGATGAACTCGAGGAAAAGCTGAATGCCGACGCTGGCAGTGTCCCTCTTACAGAAATCGGGGTCAGGTAG
- a CDS encoding adenylate/guanylate cyclase domain-containing protein, whose amino-acid sequence MSRLVASRLRLFFILVILSTLLGVLDGYLGNLEKIDEQATAMFHGGINWLVGSSLVWGFEILAVQSRYGVRIRRLHFLTAIALKSVVLVLIVIFVGLFARAIFHDLYGLEFITDPEFFRTLLFVFTAIVLMQTGLQIVRIIGGRTLINFVLGKYHRPIREEKIFMFLDLVGSTPLAERLGDVGVQSMITKFFFDITEPIIEHGGEIHRYVGDQVVVTWPIRANAANMRSILCCFAIAKRVNDLAPDYELEFGTVPAFRIGLHGGPVVISQIGDQKQEISYFGDTVNATARIEQQCKSLDSSLLISAELLERITLSPTFQAQHKGTVQLRGRGSETKLFTIVQAQNA is encoded by the coding sequence ATGTCCAGATTGGTGGCTTCTAGATTACGGTTGTTTTTCATACTCGTAATTCTATCCACCCTGCTAGGAGTGCTCGACGGTTATTTGGGGAACCTTGAGAAAATAGACGAGCAGGCCACAGCCATGTTTCATGGCGGGATAAATTGGCTGGTGGGCAGTTCGCTTGTCTGGGGCTTTGAAATTCTTGCGGTTCAAAGTCGCTACGGCGTCCGCATTAGGCGGCTTCATTTTCTAACAGCCATCGCCCTAAAATCTGTCGTTTTAGTACTCATTGTCATATTTGTAGGGTTGTTCGCTCGGGCGATATTCCATGATTTATATGGCCTTGAATTTATCACTGATCCTGAGTTTTTTCGCACGTTGCTATTTGTATTTACTGCAATTGTCTTGATGCAGACTGGCCTTCAAATCGTTCGCATTATTGGCGGTCGTACATTAATCAATTTTGTACTGGGAAAGTATCACAGGCCAATTCGTGAAGAGAAAATTTTTATGTTCCTAGACTTGGTCGGATCAACACCGCTTGCTGAACGATTGGGCGACGTTGGTGTCCAGAGTATGATCACTAAATTCTTTTTCGACATTACAGAACCGATTATCGAGCATGGCGGTGAAATTCACCGCTATGTTGGGGATCAAGTCGTGGTGACCTGGCCCATTCGTGCGAATGCTGCGAACATGCGGTCGATCCTCTGCTGCTTTGCAATCGCCAAACGGGTTAACGACCTTGCACCGGATTATGAACTGGAGTTTGGCACCGTACCGGCTTTTCGAATTGGTCTTCATGGCGGTCCGGTGGTTATCAGCCAAATCGGCGATCAAAAACAAGAAATTAGTTATTTTGGTGACACCGTCAACGCGACGGCCCGCATTGAACAACAGTGCAAGTCTCTGGATAGCTCCTTGCTTATCTCCGCTGAGTTGCTTGAACGCATTACCTTATCCCCGACATTTCAAGCGCAGCACAAAGGTACCGTTCAATTACGTGGTCGTGGCAGTGAGACAAAGTTGTTCACCATCGTTCAGGCGCAGAACGCATAA